A single window of Athene noctua chromosome 1, bAthNoc1.hap1.1, whole genome shotgun sequence DNA harbors:
- the LOC141974132 gene encoding LOW QUALITY PROTEIN: cysteine-rich venom protein TEL1-like (The sequence of the model RefSeq protein was modified relative to this genomic sequence to represent the inferred CDS: inserted 1 base in 1 codon), protein MCCSIWSLXEFYNTCDAESPCPIRKQKSYISPSSEELCSFPQPPEEGQKKLLIFLETKEMILPVLFLCLTAMLHLSTGEEPEGFDALSTSNADQQKLIIDTHNTLRRGVKPTASNMLKMLWCPPAAKNAQNWANQCTLRHSPATLRRTTVQCGENLFMSSAPYSWSDVIQAWHSEEKNFEYGTGAKTQDAVIGHYTQMVWYNSYQTGCAVAFCPNSIFKYFYVCQYCPSGNLRSSINTPYKAGKPCGDCPDACEDGLCTYFGRKMVMITALREVQLWVSLRHEKGLVIDSGPNDNVATRQ, encoded by the exons ATGTGTTGTTCTATCTGGTCAC TTGAATTTTATAATACCTGTGACGCTGAGTCACCTTGTCCTATCAGGAAACAGAAGAGCTATATATCACCCTCCAGTGAAGAACTCTGTTCATTTCCACAACCACCTGAAGAAGGACAAAAGAAACTTCTGATCTTCCTGGAAACAAAAG AGATGATTCTGCCTGTGTTGTTCCTGTGTCTCACAGCTATGTTACATCTGTCCACTGGCGAG GAACCTGAAGGTTTCGATGCTCTGTCAACTAGCAACGCAGATCAGCAAAAGCTGATTATTGACACACATAATACCCTCAGGAGAGGAGTAAAACCAACTGCCAGCAACATGTTGAAGATG CTATGGTGTCCTCCGGCTGCAAAAAATGCCCAAAACTGGGCCAATCAATGTACTTTAAGACACAGTCCCGCTACGCTGAGGAGAACCA CTGTACAATGTGGTGAAAATCTCTTCATGTCATCTGCCCCTTACTCATGGTCAGACGTTATTCAGGCCTGGCACAGTGAGGAGAAAAATTTTGAATATGGAACTGGAGCAAAAACACAAGATGCTGTGATTGGGCACTACACTCAG ATGGTTTGGTACAATTCTTATCAAACTGGATGTGCTGTCGCTTTCTGTCCCAACagtatatttaaatacttttatgTCTGCCAGTACTGCCCCTC AGGGAATCTAAGAAGTTCAATTAACACACCTTACAAAGCAGGAAAACCCTGTGGTGATTGCCCTGATGCTTGTGAGGACGGATTATGCA catATTTTGGAAGGAAGATGGTTATGATCACTGCTTTACGTGAGGTACAGCTATGGGTGTCTCTACGGCATGAGAAAGGTTTAGTAATTGACTCAGGACCAAATGATAATGTTGCAACCAGGCAGTGA